One Brassica oleracea var. oleracea cultivar TO1000 chromosome C7, BOL, whole genome shotgun sequence genomic window carries:
- the LOC106302359 gene encoding uncharacterized protein LOC106302359: MDITQDDLTFNWKKAIWSLKTSPKTKQFVWKMWLSAPVLPRIEYNESIALRTSWISLVTKKNLPTIGVAEGQLAPWFLWHIWTARNRVVFNDKFISATNNLSKALAAAREWNACQQTDAPTNRVVAPVATTTTNSALIKTDAAWNGSLNVAGLGWTVETQQ; the protein is encoded by the exons ATGGACATCACACAAGATGATCTGACCTTCAACTGGAAGAAGGCAATATGGAGCCTCAAAACGTCACCAAAAACGAAGCAGTTTGTGTGGAAG ATGTGGCTCTCTGCCCCTGTTTTGCCAAGAATTGAATACAATGAATCTATAGCTTTAAGAACTTCATGGATCAGCCTAGTGACGAAGAAGAACTTACCTACAATAGGAGTTGCAGAAGGACAGTTGGCACCCTGGTTCTTGTGGCATATATGGACGGCGAGAAACAGAGTTGTCTTCAACGACAAGTTCATCTCCGCAACCAACAACCTTTCTAAAGCCTTAGCTGCTGCACGGGAATGGAATGCATGCCAGCAAACAGACGCACCGACGAACCGCGTAGTGGCCCCTGTAGCTACAACAACGACAAATTCCGCGCTAATTAAAACTGATGCTGCATGGAATGGAAGTTTAAATGTTGCTGGATTGGGATGGACGGTGGAAACGCAGCAGTGA
- the LOC106304510 gene encoding probable xyloglucan endotransglucosylase/hydrolase protein 21 yields MVSHTLLVMSLILFLGLNTFLVAHANYLNQNIDITWGDGRGNFQNNGTLLNLTLDQSSGSGFQSKAEYLYGKVDMQIKLVPGNSAGTVTTFYLKSQGLTWDEIDFEFLGNVSGDPYILHTNVYTQGKGDREQQFYLWFDPTAEFHNYSILWNPSHIVFYVDGKPIREFKNLEAMGVAYPKSQPMRMYGSLWNADDWATRGGLVKTNWSEGPFVASFMNYNSENACVWSTDNGTTTTTPCSPGDSSSSSSTSTSEWFSQRGMDSSSRKVLKWVQKKFMVYNYCKDKKRFWQGLPVECDAKKNNKNKNKNKNKNIKS; encoded by the exons ATGGTTTCTCATACACTTTTAGTTATGTCATTAATTCTTTTTCTTGGTTTAAACACATTTCTTGTGGCACACGCTAACTATCTCAACCAAAACATTGACATAACGTGGGGTGATGGTCGAGGAAACTTTCAGAACAATGGTACTCTTCTGAATCTCACACTTGATCAATCTTCGGGATCAGGGTTTCAATCGAAAGCCGAGTACTTGTACGGAAAAGTCGACATGCAGATCAAACTTGTCCCGGGAAATTCTGCCGGGACCGTGACCACCTTCTAC TTGAAGTCTCAAGGATTAACATGGGACGAGATAGATTTCGAGTTCTTGGGGAATGTTAGTGGAGATCCATACATACTTCACACTAACGTATACACTCAAGGCAAAGGTGATAGAGAGCAACAGTTTTACCTTTGGTTCGATCCCACAGCTGAGTTCCACAACTATTCCATTCTTTGGAATCCGAGTCACATAGT GTTCTACGTTGATGGGAAACCAATTAGAGAATTCAAGAATTTGGAAGCAATGGGTGTGGCTTATCCAAAGAGCCAACCCATGAGAATGTACGGTAGTTTATGGAACGCAGATGACTGGGCCACAAGGGGAGGCTTGGTCAAGACAAACTGGTCAGAAGGACCATTCGTAGCCTCTTTCATGAACTACAACTCTGAGAATGCTTGTGTCTGGTCCACTGATAATGGAACCACGACTACAACACCTTGTAGTCCCGGTGACTCGTCTTCTTCTTCTTCCACCAGTACTAGCGAGTGGTTTTCGCAGAGAGGGATGGATTCTTCGAGCAGGAAAGTTCTCAAATGGGTTCAGAAGAAGTTCATGGTTTATAATTATTGTAAGGATAAGAAACGGTTCTGGCAGGGTTTGCCTGTTGAATGCGATGCCAAGAAAAATAACAAGAACAAGAACAAGAATAAGAACAAAAACATAAAGTCTTGA
- the LOC106302357 gene encoding uncharacterized protein LOC106302357 has protein sequence MTQGHLIGNVGNGKSGEGNRKRLKIYVPHFDNSGLIKGYSKNLIGRCMYPEEQNVKALLVMLPKIWKVEDRVVGADLGLGKFQFHFEKEEDLVAILEMQPYHFDYWRMAKDFPSEIPFWIKLEGIPTEFWSTPIFQSIGDAIGETTDVDLDYGKMRVILDGRKELCFDTTVDFKGGEFYEGEEALSLS, from the exons ATGACTCAGGGTCATTTGATTGGAAATGTTGGTAATGGGAAATCTGGTGAAGGGAATCGCAAACGTTTGAAGATCTATGTTCCTCATTTTGACAACTCCGGCTTGATCAAGGGTTATTCCAAGAATCTTATCGGAAGATGTATGTATCCGGAGGAACAAAACGTTAAGGCTCTGCTTGTGATGTTACCAAAGATTTGGAAGGTGGAGGATCGGGTGGTGGGCGCAGATTTGGGGCTGGGAAAGTTCCAGTTTCATTTTGAGAAAGAAGAGGATTTGGTGGCGATCCTGGAGATGCAACCCTATCACTTCGATTACTGGAGGATGGCCAAAGACTTTCCCTCAGAAATCCCGTTTTGGATCAAGCTTGAGGGGATACCAACAGAGTTCTGGTCAACTCCTATCTTCCAGAGCATTGGGGATGCAATAGGGGAGACAACGGATGTAGATCTGGATTATGGTAAAATGCGGGTGATTTTGGATGGTCGAAAGGAGCTGTGTTTCGATACTACTGTGGATTTCAAAGGGGGAGAGTTCTACGAGGGAGAGGAGGCTCTG TCTTTGTCATGA
- the LOC106301174 gene encoding uncharacterized protein LOC106301174, giving the protein MRNKRSYSNRNHGRFEEGGSRNRNSRWEQPRGKFEEERGRSSRDQRRERSPLGKPRVEAHEEGEICLEGSGSNSLQHEAMPKPATPSRTQPGTSQPLGDSGMVAKLVEQENGVELVREKLDVANNCLDKEGINVELERSKEVVEAGVMNLDGERMELGEVPENWEEADAILELVDEFQNLTDGEDKEVSKDDASGDLEESLVLGNTEGLESTTTAGEKKAGTRKQLFSIAAGGNNMKKFAQVLHSPCKRTTVKQGVRKGGGAKQAEEKGPSHPKQPKP; this is encoded by the coding sequence ATGAGGAACAAGAGATCTTATTCGAACCGTAACCATGGTAGATTCGAGGAAGGAGGTTCCCGGAATCGCAACTCTCGATGGGAGCAGCCTAGAGGCAAGTTTGAGGAGGAGAGAGGTCGCTCTTCCAGAGATCAACGAAGAGAGAGAAGTCCCCTGGGCAAGCCTCGAGTGGAAGCACATGAAGAAGGAGAGATCTGTCTAGAAGGAAGTGGGAGCAATAGTCTGCAACATGAGGCGATGCCTAAGCCAGCTACTCCATCAAGGACGCAGCCGGGAACATCTCAGCCTCTCGGTGATTCAGGTATGGTAGCGAAACTTGTGGAGCAGGAAAACGGTGTAGAACTTGTTAGGGAGAAGCTCGATGTTGCAAATAATTGCCTAGATAAGGAAGGAATTAATGTGGAACTTGAGCGGTCCAAAGAGGTTGTGGAAGCAGGTGTTATGAATCTTGACGGGGAAAGAATGGAGCTGGGAGAAGTACCTGAAAATTGGGAGGAGGCTGATGCGATATTGGAGCTTGTGGACGAGTTTCAGAATCTTACAGATGGGGAAGATAAGGAGGTGAGCAAGGATGATGCAAGTGGGGATCTTGAGGAAAGTTTGGTTCTTGGTAACACTGAGGGTCTTGAAAGCACAACTACTGCGGGAGAGAAGAAGGCTGGTACTCGCAAACAACTGTTCTCAATAGCCGCAGGTGGAAACAACATGAAGAAGTTTGCGCAAGTGCTTCACTCACCTTGCAAGCGCACGACAGTCAAGCAAGGTGTGCGTAAAGGAGGTGGTGCTAAACAAGCGGAAGAGAAGGGTCCCTCACACCCTAAACAGCCAAAACCTTAA